The genomic region CTCCTCGCGGCCGTGGGGCACGGGGAAGTCCGCCACGTCGAAGGACGGGGGGGCGCTCATCCGGGTGGCGACGGTCGACTCGGCGGCCACCGCGATCGCGCCGGCGGTGGTCGAACCCGCCGGAATGTTCTGAGCCTCAGCCATGGCTGTCGTCTTGCTCTCTTCCTACGTCGTTAGCGGAGCTGGTGGTGGGGCGGTCGGGGATTAACCGACCGAACCCTCCATCTGCAGCTCGATCAGCCGGTTCAGCTCCAGGGCGTACTCCATGGGCAGCTCGCGCGCGATGGGCTCGACGAAGCCGCGCACGATCATGGCCATCGCCTCGAACTCCGTCAGACCGCGGCTCATCAGGTAGAAGAGCTGGTCGTCGGAGACCTTGGAAACGGTGGCCTCGTGGCCCATGGAGACGTCGTCCTCACGCACGTCCACGTAGGGGTACGTGTCCGAGCGGGAGATCGTGTCGACCAGGAGCGCGTCGCACAGCACGTTGGACTTGGAGCCGTGGGCGCCCTCGCCGATCTCGACCAGGCCTCGGTAGGAGGTGCGGCCGCCGCCTCGGGCCACCGACTTCGAGACGATGTTCGAGGAGGTGTTCGGCGCCATGTGGACCATCTTGGAGCCGGCGTCCTGGTGCTGGCCCTCGCCCGCGAAGGCGATGGACAGGGTCTCGCCCTTGGCGTGCTCGCCCATCAGGTAGACGGCCGGGTACTTCATGGTGACCTTGGAACCGATGTTGCCGTCGATCCACTCCATGGTCGCGCCCTCGTACGCCACGGCGCGCTTGGTGACCAGGTTGTAGACGTTGTTCGACCAGTTCTGGATCGTCGTGTAGCGGCAGCGGCCGCCCTTCTTCACGATGATCTCGACCACGGCGCTGTGCAGCGAGTCCGAGGAGTAGATCGGGGCGGTGCAGCCCTCGACGTAGTGGACGTACGCGTCCTCGTCGACGATGATCAGCGTCCGCTCGAACTGGCCCATGTTCTCCGTGTTGATACGGAAGTAGGCCTGGAGCGGGATGTCGACCTTGACGCCCTTGGGCACGTAGATGAACGAGCCGCCCGACCACACGGCGGTGTTCAGGGACGCGAACTTGTTGTCGCCGACCGGGATGACCGTGCCGAAGTACTCCTGGAAGAGCTCCGGGTGCTCCTTGAGCGCGGTGTCCGTGTCGAGGAAGATCACGCCCTGCTCCTCCAGGTCCTCGCGGATCTGGTGGTAGACGACCTCGGACTCGTACTGGGCGGCGACACCGGCGACGAGGCGCTGCTTCTCCGCCTCCGGGATGCCGAGCTTGTCGTACGTGTTCTTGATGTCCTCCGGCAGGTCCTCCCAGGAAGCGGCCTGCTTCTCGGTGGAGCGCACGAAGTACTTGATGTTGTCGAAGTCGATGCCCGTGAGGTCGGAGCCCCAGTTCGGCATGGGCTTCTTGTCGAACAGCTTGAGACCCTTGAGGCGGAGCTTCAGCATCCACTCCGGCTCGGACTTCTTCGCCGAGATGTCGCGCACGACATCCTCGGACAGACCCCGCTTGGCAGCGGCGCCGGCCGCGTCGGAGTCGGCCCAGCCGTATTCGTAGGTGCCCAGGCCATCGAGCTCAGGGTGAGCAGTCTCCGTGGTCATGCGGGGTTCCTCCCGGCCGTACTTGCAGATACTGATGTGTCGGTCTGTGTGGTGCTCGCGCTACGCGGAATGAACGTCGTGCACACTCCGTCGCCGTGGGCGATCGTGGCGAGGCGCTGCACATGGGTCCCGAGCAGGCGGGAGAAGACCTCGGTCTCCGCCTCGCAGAGCTGCGGGAACTGCTCGGCGACGTGTGCGACCGGGCAGTGGTGCTGGCAGAGCTGTTCACCGCGTTGCGGACCGGGAGCGCTCTTCGCCGTAGCAGCGTACCCGTCGACGGTCAACGCCCTGGCAAGGGCCTCCGTACGCTCCTCCGCAGCGGCCGCGTCGACGGCTTCCCGGTAGGCCTTCGCCTGCTCTTCCATCCGCGACCGGGCGAAGGCGGCGACGGCCGCCTCTCCCCGCTCTCCGCCGCCGACGGACTGCGCGATCCAGCGCAGGGCGTCCGCGGCGAGCGTGTCGTAGGACTGGTCGAAGGCATCGCGGCCGCAATCGGTGAGCGCGAAGACCTTGGCGGGCCGGCCCCGGGTGCGCGCGCCGTACACACGCTGCTCACGGGGTGCGACCACGTCGTCGGCGACGAGCGTGTCGAGGTGGCGGCGGACGGCGGCCTGGGTGAGGCCGAGGCGCTGGGCGAGGTCGGCGACGGTGGACGGACCGTGGTCCAGGATGGACCGCGCGACCCGGTTGCGGGTTGACCGCTCCCCGGTCGCGAGCTCCCCCTGGGGGGTCTCGATCTGCCGTTCGCCGTATTTCACAACGCCATTGTTGCGTAATTAGTCGAGCGGCGACAAGCCGTGACGGACGCCACCCCTGGTGGCCTCCATCACTAAGGGTTACCTAATCTGTCGACGCAGAGTTATCCGGAGGGAAACGCTCCGCACTCTCGCCGGGCCGCCGGTGGACCGCCACACGGCCTCCCACCAGCCATCCTCCACCCATGGGGCGTCCCGGACGGCGGACATCGCATTCCGGAAAAGACCACCTGCCGGCGCTGGGCCATCCAGGACCGACATGCCGAAATCAGCCGTGATCGCGTCACGAGCTTCGAATCCG from Streptomyces sp. NBC_00190 harbors:
- the sufB gene encoding Fe-S cluster assembly protein SufB, encoding MTTETAHPELDGLGTYEYGWADSDAAGAAAKRGLSEDVVRDISAKKSEPEWMLKLRLKGLKLFDKKPMPNWGSDLTGIDFDNIKYFVRSTEKQAASWEDLPEDIKNTYDKLGIPEAEKQRLVAGVAAQYESEVVYHQIREDLEEQGVIFLDTDTALKEHPELFQEYFGTVIPVGDNKFASLNTAVWSGGSFIYVPKGVKVDIPLQAYFRINTENMGQFERTLIIVDEDAYVHYVEGCTAPIYSSDSLHSAVVEIIVKKGGRCRYTTIQNWSNNVYNLVTKRAVAYEGATMEWIDGNIGSKVTMKYPAVYLMGEHAKGETLSIAFAGEGQHQDAGSKMVHMAPNTSSNIVSKSVARGGGRTSYRGLVEIGEGAHGSKSNVLCDALLVDTISRSDTYPYVDVREDDVSMGHEATVSKVSDDQLFYLMSRGLTEFEAMAMIVRGFVEPIARELPMEYALELNRLIELQMEGSVG
- a CDS encoding helix-turn-helix transcriptional regulator, which translates into the protein MKYGERQIETPQGELATGERSTRNRVARSILDHGPSTVADLAQRLGLTQAAVRRHLDTLVADDVVAPREQRVYGARTRGRPAKVFALTDCGRDAFDQSYDTLAADALRWIAQSVGGGERGEAAVAAFARSRMEEQAKAYREAVDAAAAEERTEALARALTVDGYAATAKSAPGPQRGEQLCQHHCPVAHVAEQFPQLCEAETEVFSRLLGTHVQRLATIAHGDGVCTTFIPRSASTTQTDTSVSASTAGRNPA